In the genome of Leptospira dzoumogneensis, one region contains:
- a CDS encoding type III pantothenate kinase: protein MILVIDVGNTNTVFGIYKNGSKEPIFHRRTVTRRDRTSDEMGLYLKGFLREFEIDSSQIVGGIYSSVVPQLNPIIERMIHDWFQIEPIRVQYQMKLPFGIKYPRPFEIGADRLVNAAAAVKDHPGKSIIIDLGTATTFCVVDDTPDYLGGVIAPGLKGSMDALTRNTAQLPPIVFQAPSKILGDSTIESIQAGFFFGWIGLLEGIIKEVRAAHGNDYRVIGTGGLVTTIHAANPKIFDKIEPLLTLRGLQILYEDNAK from the coding sequence ATGATCCTAGTAATCGACGTTGGGAATACCAACACGGTCTTCGGTATTTATAAGAACGGTTCCAAAGAGCCGATTTTCCATAGAAGAACAGTTACTCGAAGAGATAGAACTTCCGACGAAATGGGGCTTTATCTCAAAGGTTTCCTCCGAGAATTCGAAATAGACAGCAGCCAAATTGTCGGCGGGATCTATTCTTCCGTGGTTCCTCAGTTGAATCCGATCATAGAAAGAATGATCCATGATTGGTTCCAGATCGAACCGATCAGAGTTCAGTATCAGATGAAGCTGCCATTCGGGATCAAGTATCCTCGTCCTTTCGAGATAGGCGCAGACAGATTGGTGAACGCTGCTGCCGCAGTAAAGGATCATCCGGGAAAATCAATCATCATTGATTTGGGAACAGCCACCACATTCTGCGTAGTAGATGATACTCCTGATTATTTGGGAGGAGTGATCGCTCCAGGGCTTAAAGGTTCCATGGATGCTTTGACTAGAAATACCGCACAACTTCCTCCGATCGTATTCCAAGCTCCTTCTAAAATATTAGGAGATTCTACTATAGAATCCATTCAGGCAGGATTCTTTTTCGGATGGATAGGTCTTTTAGAAGGTATTATCAAAGAAGTTAGAGCGGCTCACGGAAACGATTATAGAGTGATCGGTACCGGCGGACTTGTGACTACGATCCACGCAGCAAATCCTAAAATTTTCGATAAGATAGAACCTCTGCTTACTTTAAGAGGACTACAAATATTATACGAAGATAATGCTAAATGA
- the crcB gene encoding fluoride efflux transporter CrcB, with protein MNFLIVGLGGLLGSICRYMISQTIPKESGPFPLSTFTVNILGSLLIGIFYGLSQGKISEEVRLFTTVGFCGGFTTFSAFALENLKLLQSGNYFSFFAYILLSTTICIIAVLLGVYLSK; from the coding sequence ATGAATTTTTTGATCGTAGGGTTAGGAGGATTGTTAGGATCAATTTGTAGATATATGATATCTCAAACGATCCCGAAAGAATCCGGCCCATTTCCTCTTTCCACATTTACAGTAAATATACTAGGCTCTCTGCTAATTGGAATATTTTACGGATTATCTCAGGGAAAAATTTCGGAAGAAGTGCGGCTATTTACAACCGTCGGATTTTGCGGAGGATTCACAACCTTTTCCGCTTTCGCTTTAGAAAACCTAAAACTACTCCAATCAGGGAACTATTTTAGTTTTTTTGCATATATACTGCTTAGCACGACAATTTGTATTATTGCCGTGCTATTGGGAGTATATTTAAGTAAATAA
- a CDS encoding WG repeat-containing protein: MDRKIYLLVILAFLPLLAFCSKKLQLTAFEENDVYGYKDQNGKVQISPQYSIAYDFNENGVGFSFGKGGWICIDPQNEVLLNVFAFDNGPDEFSEGLARFVENSKFGFFDSSCKKIIAANYDFAFQIHQGFSKVCNDCKSVSDGEHSTIEGGKYGLIDKTGKVIVPIEYDSLSEIDPETKTLEGSKGGVKKEIKLP, encoded by the coding sequence ATGGATCGAAAAATTTACCTTTTAGTGATTTTGGCTTTTTTGCCTCTTCTTGCGTTCTGCTCTAAAAAATTGCAGTTAACTGCTTTCGAAGAGAATGATGTTTACGGGTATAAGGACCAGAATGGGAAAGTCCAAATTTCTCCTCAATATTCAATTGCTTACGATTTTAATGAGAATGGTGTAGGTTTTTCTTTCGGCAAGGGCGGATGGATCTGTATCGATCCTCAGAATGAGGTTCTATTGAACGTTTTTGCTTTCGACAATGGACCGGACGAATTTTCGGAAGGTTTGGCTCGATTTGTAGAAAATTCTAAATTCGGATTTTTCGATTCTTCTTGTAAGAAGATAATCGCGGCGAATTACGATTTTGCTTTTCAGATCCACCAAGGTTTTTCTAAAGTTTGTAACGATTGTAAGTCCGTTAGCGACGGAGAACATTCGACGATCGAAGGCGGAAAATACGGTCTCATCGATAAAACCGGAAAAGTAATCGTTCCAATCGAATACGATTCACTTTCAGAGATCGATCCGGAGACTAAAACTTTAGAGGGCTCTAAAGGCGGCGTTAAAAAAGAGATTAAGCTTCCTTAA
- a CDS encoding crossover junction endodeoxyribonuclease RuvC: MKILGIDPGSHRLGYSVLQKDKSVIRVLTYGTIEVPSGTKSPVNLIAIRRQLDAILDEYHPDLASVEELFFAKNRTTAARVYEARGVVLLTLGEHNIPLVEPTASQIKKGTTGSGTADKKDIKAALKLLLGLENLTGHDDSWDAIASAYVGFAMSGSFRNK, encoded by the coding sequence GTGAAAATTTTAGGAATAGACCCTGGGTCCCATCGTCTAGGTTATTCCGTTCTCCAAAAAGATAAGTCTGTAATTCGTGTTCTCACTTACGGCACGATAGAAGTTCCAAGCGGAACAAAAAGTCCTGTCAATTTAATCGCTATTCGAAGACAGTTGGACGCGATCTTGGATGAATATCATCCTGATCTTGCTTCTGTGGAAGAATTATTTTTCGCAAAGAATAGAACGACTGCCGCAAGAGTTTATGAGGCGAGAGGAGTTGTCTTACTTACATTAGGAGAGCATAATATTCCTTTGGTCGAGCCGACCGCTTCTCAGATAAAAAAAGGGACCACAGGCAGCGGCACCGCGGACAAAAAAGATATTAAAGCAGCTTTAAAACTTCTTTTAGGCCTCGAAAATTTGACCGGGCATGATGATTCTTGGGATGCCATTGCGTCTGCATATGTAGGTTTCGCGATGAGCGGCTCTTTTAGAAATAAATGA